The DNA window GCCCCTTCGCCCACCGGCCGCCTCCATGTCGGCAATATCCGCACCGCGCTGCATAACTGGATGCTAGCGCGGCAAGGCGGCGGGCGCTTCATCCTGCGGATCGACGACACTGATGCGGAACGCAGCCGCGAAGATTATGTCGATGCAATCCGCGCCGATCTGACTTGGTTGGGACTTGGCTGGGACGCCGAGGAGCGGCAGTCCGCCCGGCTCGATCGCTACGAAGCGGCCTTTGCGGCGTTGCACGCGGCGGGGCGGATCTACCCCTGCTACGAAAGCGCGCAGGAGCTGGAGGTCAAGCGCAAGATCGCCTTGGGCCGCGGGCTGCCGCCGATCTACGACCGTGCTGCGCTCAAGCTGACCGAGGCCGAGCGCGCCGCCAAGGAAGCCGAGGGCACCCCTGCCCACTGGCGCTTCCTGCTTGACCATGCCGAACCGATCCAGTGGGATGATGGCATTCGCGGCGCGCAGAAGTTCGATGCGGCGCAGCTCTCCGATCCGGTGATCCGCCGCGCCGATGGCTCGTGGCTCTACATGATGCCAAGCGCGGTGGACGACATCGATATGGGCGTCACGCAAGTGCTGCGCGGTGAGGATCATGTGTCCAATACTGCTGTTCAAATTCAGATCTTTACCGCACTTTATGCTGCAGGCTTTGCTTCGGCGGAAAGTGCAGCAAAAACGCTCCCCGCCTTTGCGCATGAAGCGTTGCTGGTGGGGCGTGAGGGCAAGCTTTCGAAGCGCCTCGGATCGCTCGGCTGCGACGCCTTCCGGGAGCGCGGGATCGAGCCTGAGGCGATCATTGCGTTGCTTGCGCGGCTGGGCACGTCGCTGCCGGTCGAACCGATTGCCGACCGCGCCGCACTGGTCGCAAGCTTTGACCTCGCCACCTTCGGGCGTGCACCAGCGAAGTTTGACGAGGAGGATCTGGAGCGGCTCAACGCCGGGATCGTCCACCAGCTGCCGTTTGATGCGGTCGCTGCTCGCCTGCCGGACGGGATGGACGAGGCCGGGTGGCACGCGATCCGCCCAAACCTTGCCCATATCGGCGAAGCGGGCGATTGGTGGCGGCTGGTCACCGGGCCGATTGTGCAGCCCGATTTCAGCGCCGAGGACAAGGCGTTCCTCACCGAGGCCGAACGTCTGCTGATGTGGGGCGATAACCCATGGGGCGCGCTCACCACGGCGCTCAAGGAGGCTACTGGACGCAAGGGCAAGGGATTGTTCCTGCCGCTGCGACAGGCGCTCACCGGCATGGATCATGGCCCCGATATGGGCGAGCTCCTGCCCCTGATCGGCGAGGAAGAAGCGCGGGCCAGGTTGGGTCAAGAAGCGGCTTAACCCGCCGTGACCACCACGTAACGGCGCGCTATCCAGCCGGAGAGGCACACCCCGTCATAGGGCCGGGGCGGGCCTTCGCCGGTTTATGAAACCCCGCAGTCGCCGGGGCCCGCGCCGCCGAAGGGTTCGGGATAGATCACGCCCACCCATGCACCGTCCTCGCTTTCTTGGCATAGCAGCAACTCGCGGCCCGATGTCAGCCGATCAAGCTCGCGCGCCTTGCGGCTCGGCGCGGCGCGCACGGCGACATAGCCGTCACCGCCTTTGCGCAAAGGGACGATCGCGCCCATGCTGGGACAGCTGTCGAGCTCGCCATATCCGCCGACTAACACCGGACGGGCCAACGGCGCTTCGGCGCGGACCGGCAAGGCCAGCGTCAGAGCAGCACAGGCGAGAAGGGCAGAGCGCGTCATTCCGGCCTAACCTACCCCAGCAGCCCCAGCTCTTGCAATCGGCGCACGCGTTAGGGAGGGCAGGTCAGCAAGCCGCCACATTCACGGCCAGCCCGCCAAGGCTCGTTTCTTTGTATTTGGACGACATATCGATCCCGGTCTGGCGCATCGTCTCAATCACCTGATCGAGCGAAACTTTGGGCACTTCGTGGCTGTGCAGCGCGAGCCGCGCGGCGTTGACCGCTTTCACTGCGCCAATCGCATTGCGCTCAATGCAGGGGATCTGCACCAGCCCGCCGACAGGATCGCAGGTGAGGCCGAGATTATGCTCCATCCCGATCTCTGCTGCGGCGGCAACCTGCTGCGGCGTGCCGCCCCACACCGCGGCCAGTCCCGCCGCTGCCATCGAACAGGCCACCCCGACCTCGCCCTGACAGCCCATCTCCGCACCCGAGATCGAGGCGCGCTGCTTGTAGAGCAGGCCAATGCCGCCCGCCGTGAGCAGGAACCGCCGCGCCTGTTCGCGTGCCTGCGGCCCCTCGTGGCAATATTGCCGCAGCACGGCCGGGATGATCCCCGCCGCGCCATTGGTGGGCGCAGTAACGACCCGGCCCCCGGCGGCGTTTTCTTCGTTCACCGCCATCGCAAACAAGTTGAGCCGGTCGAGCAGCACCTCGGTCTCGTTGGTGGGGCTGGCGAGGAGCTTGCGCCACAGTTCCGGGGCGCGGCGGCGCACCTGGAGGCCGCCGGGGAGGATGCCGTCGTGGGCAAGGCCGCGTTCGATACAGGCGAGCATCGCGTCCACCAGCCGGTCGATCCCGGCGAGGGTCTCGGCCTCGGCCCGCCACGCGTCTTCGTTGGCGAGCACCAGAGCGGCGATGTCCAGCCCATGGGTCGCGCACAGCGCCAGCAGTTCTGCGCCCGAAGCATAGGGATGTGCGGTGCGCACCGGGCTGGTGACGAGATCGTCAGCGCTGGGGGCGGACAATTGGCGGGCCGAAGCGATGAAGCCGCCGCCGGTGGAATACCAGGTCTCGTCCGCGATTACGCTGTCGCCCTCCCCGTAGGCGCGCAGGCGCATCCCATTGGGGTGGAGTTCGGGGACGATGTCGCAAGCGAGCGTGATGTCGCCCGCGATTGCGAAAGCGATCGGGTGGTGCCCCAACAGGCGGATCTGTCCCGAGCCTGCCGATGCCAGCAAAGCGGGCACCGCATCAGGATCGACCGTGTCCGGCTCCCACCCCATCAGCCCCAGCACACAGGCATCGACCGAGCCGTGCCCGACGCCCGTCAACGCGAGCGAGCCTTGCAAGGTGATGGCAATGCGGCGCACCTCGTCAAGCTTGCGCGCCTCGGCCAAAGCGACGACAAAGCGCCGGGCGATCCGCATCGGCCCCACGGTGTGCGAGCTTGATGGGCCAATGCCGATACGGAACAGGTTGAGGATCGAAAGCATGGCGCAAATCCGGTCTTGAATGCGAATGCAACAGAAGGCCGGAAAATCGGCGGCGGCGGCTGACGATAGACGCTTAGAGTGCGCGCCTCAAGCCATCAGTTTATGCACATAATTGCAAGGCCCGCTAGGCCTGCATTATGGCACTCGCAAAATCGCCAAGCCGTCGGTTTTTTGATTGACTGCGAATGCAAAATCATCCTTTATCGCCCTGACTGAAGGAGAGAGTTTCGTGGCATTGCAGAGCGTGGATTGTGACGCGGCCAAGCGCAAGGTCGATGCCGGGCTCACCCGGCTGGCGGCGTGCGGCGCGGCTGATCTGACTGCTGCGGCGGCCGAGATTTTCGCGCTAGACTGTCGCTTTCACATTGCGCATCCGTTTAACGACCTCGATGGGCTCGACGCCGGGATTGCGAGCTTCTTCGCTCCGGTAAAGCACGCCTTCCAGCATTGCAGCCGCACCCATGCCATCGTCGCTGCGGGCGAGTTCGCAGGCGCGGTGATGGTGGCGGTGATGGGGCATTATCGCGGCACCTTCGCCCATGACCTTGCGGGCATCCCGGCCAACCACAAGCCAGTGTGGCTGCGCTTTGGCGAGATTCACCGGATCGAAGGCGGGCGGATCGCCGAAAGCTGGATGCTGCCCGATATGCTCGATCTGATCCGGCAGGCAGGCATCTGGCCGCTGGCGCCCAGCCTCGGCGCGGAAGTTATGTGGCCCGCACCGGGCGGCAATGCCCGCGCATTGAACCCCGTCGATGCCGAGGCGGGGCGCGCCAGCTTCGACCTCGTTCTCGCAATGCATGCAGCGCTGGGCACCTTCGACGGACACACGCTCGAATCGATGGATCTTGCGCCTTACTGGACGCCCGATTTCGCCTGGTATGGGCCGGCCGGGATTGGCACCAGTCTCGGGCTCGACGGGTTTCGCACCGTCCATCAGATCCCGTTCCTTACCGCCTTTCCGGACCGGCGCGGCGGGCAACATGTCGGGCGGATCGGCGATGGCGAGTTTGTCGTCACCGGCGGCTGGCCGAGCGTGACCGCCACTCATACCGGCGATGGTTTCCTTGGGATGCCCGCTACGGGCCGCCGCGTCGGGATGCGGGTGATGGACTTCTATCGCTGCGAAAACGGCCTCATCGCCGAAAACTGGGTGCCGCTCGATATCACCCACCTGCTGCTTCAGATGGGCTACGATGTCTTCGCGCGCATCGCCCACTTGCGCGGCAACCCGCGGACTTCGCTATGACCGGCCCCGCCTCCATTGAGCGCAGGATCGTGCGCTACGGCGATCTGGTGCCGTGCCGCGATGCCTTCATCGACACCCGCTCGCCCGGATCGGACCAGAAGGAAAACTTCACCATCATCGGCCCCGGCGTGGCCGAAAATCCGAACCAGCACGTCCACATCAGCGAACCCCACGGCTTCAACATCGGCGGCGCACGCCAACCGCCGCGCTGCCTGAATTCGCAGCACAGTCACGACACAGTGGAGGTGTTCTACGTCCACTCCGGCCGCTGGCGCTTCATGACCGGGGAGCGCGGAACGGATGGCGAGGTGTTCATGGGGCCGGGCGATCTGATCTCGATCCCCACGCGCCTGTTCCGCGGGTTCGAGAATGTCGGCGAGGATACGGGCTTCCTGTGGGCGGTGCTGGGCGGCGATGATGCCGGGCACGTGATGTGGGCGCCCTATGTGTTCGACATGGCGCGCGATTACGGGCTGGTGCTGCTGGAAGACGGCACGCTGGTCGATACTGCCAAGGGTGAGAGCGTGCCGCCGGATGCGCGGCCCATGCCCGAGACCACGGCGCAGCAAATCGCAGCGCTCGCGCGGGCGGATTCCGCGGCACTCGCCCAATGCGTCATTCCCGCAGCCATGCCGCGTCCGGCAGCCCTGCACGCTGATACGCCGGGCATTTCCGAGCGCCTGCTGATCGGCGCTGCGCCGATCGCGTGGCCACATGGCTTCACCGTCGCCGAAATCGCAATCGCGCCGCATTCCGCGATTGCCCCGCACCGGCTGCCTGTGGCCGATGTTTGGTTCGTGCAGGACGGCGATGTCACCGTGACGATCGGCGACGAATCCGCCATCTGCGGCAGGGGCGACACCATCACCGTCCCGCGAGGCGCAGTACGCAGCCTCGCCAATCGCGGTGCTGCTCCTGCGCGGGTGGTGCAGGTGCGCGGCGGCGATACGCTCCCCGTGCCCGAACCAGTCTGAGCCATGACCGGAGTGCTCGCAGGAAAACGTGCGCTGGTGACCGGGGCAAGCAAGGGCCTTGGCCGCGCTATCTGCCACGCGCTGGTGGCAGCCGGTGCTCATGTCACCGGGATCGCCCGCCCCTCGACCGAACTCGGCAGCCTCAGCGCAGAGCTCGGCGCGGCGTTCGATCCCTGGCCCTATGACGTCACCGGCGAGGAAGTGCTCGCCCGCATTGCTGCGGCGCCGGGGTTCGATCTGCTCGTCAACAATGCCGGAACCAATCGCCCGCAGCCCTTTGCCGAGGTCACGGACGAGGCGCTCGACCTGATGCTCGATCTCAATGTCCGCAGCGCTTTCCGCATCGCCCGCGCGGCGGCGCGAAAGATGGAGCGCGGGGCGAGCATCATTCACATGACCAGCCAGATGGGCCATGTCGGATCGCCCGGCCGGACGGTCTATTGCATGACCAAGCACGCGCTCGAAGGGCTGTCCAAGGCGATGGCCGTGGAACTCGCTCCCGCCGGCATCCGCGTCAATTGCATCGCGCCGACCTTCGTGAAAACGCCGCTGACGGAGAGCTTTTTTGCCGACCCGGCCTTTGCTACCTTCGTTGACCGGATGATCCCGATGGGCGAACTTGCCACGCCTGATCACATCGCGGCCGCCGTGGTCTATCTCGCGTCGCCAGCGGCGGCGATGATCACCGGGCATAGCTTGTTGATCGACGGCGGCTGGACCGCGCAATAGACCGATCCCCCAGGAGCCCGACAATGCCAAAACCCGTCATGCGTGTGGCCATAACTGACATTGACGCGATGATGGCACCCGGCCCGGAACGGCGCATGGCGCTGCCGGGCTTCGCCGACGAATTCGTCGATTTCCCGCATTACATCATCCGCATCACCGAACGCATCTGGCACGATCGTAAGGTCGAACTGTGCCTTGACTGGTATTCGGAAGATTGCGCGATCCACACCCTCGCCGGGCCGATCACTGGGGCGCAAACCGTGGTCGACAACACCTGGGCCACGCTCGCCGCCTTTCCTGACCGGCGGCTGGACGGTGACAATGTGATCTGGTCGGACGAGGGGGAGGGCAGCTTCCTCTCCTCGCACCTCATCACCTCCAAGATGACCAATCTCGGGGACAGCGATTTCGGCCCCGCCACCGGCAAGCGCGTGCTGGTGCGCACTATCGCCGATTGCTTGTGCCGGGAAAACCGCATTGTCGAGGAGTGGCTGGTGCGCGACAATCTGGCGCTGGTGGAGCAGCTCGGCTTCGATCCGCAGGCCGTGGCGGAGCGGCAGGCGGCGGCGGATGCGGCGCGGGGGCGCTCGCTGGTTACAGTGCTGGGGACCTATCACGCCGAAGCGCACACCGCGCCTGATGCCGAGCCGCAGTCCGAGGCGGCGCAGGTCGCGGTCGGTCTGCTGCGCGCCGTTTGGCGGGATGGGGATGATTGTAAGGCGCACGCGCTGTCCGATTTCCGGCTGGGCGCTTGGGTGCCGGGCGGGCGGTTCCTGTATGGCCCCGATCAGATTGCTGAATTCGCCGCCCCGATCCGCGCCGCCTTCGGTCCCCGCGCGCGGCTCAGGATCGAACATATCGCCGAAGTGCCCTATCTGGGTGAGGCGCGCGATGTCGCGGTGCGATGGTCACTGGCGGGCTGGCACGAGGGCGAGGGGCGGTATGGCGTCCCCACCGGCGTGCCCCTGTTGATCATGGCGGTCAGCCACTTCCGGGTGATCGGGGGCCGCGTCCGCGAGGAAGTCACCATCTGGGACGATATCGCCGTGCTGCGGCAGATTGCTGGCCACGCGGCCGGTTGATCGTCAAAAGGCAGCTTAAAGGGGCGGGAGTGACCCCGCCCCTTCTGCGACCCTCAAGGGGAACCGCTTGATCAGAACCGGATGCTGAGCAGCGCGCCCCACTGGCGCGGCGGCGCAAAGCTCGCCTGTAGCGCCCCGCCGCCGCCCCACACGAAGCGGTTGATCGTGCGTTCGTCGGTGACGTTGTTCACGAAGCCCTGAATCGAGATGAAGTCGGTCGGCGCCCAGGTCAGTCGCAGGTCGACCTTCTGGAACGAAGGCTGCTGTTCGAGCACCGAGTTAAACGGCTGGCCGAAGAAGCTGGACGAGAAGGTCATGATCGCAAACGGCGTCAGGGTGCCGAGCGAGCCGAGGTCGATGTCATATCCGGCGAACACCGCTCCGGTCCAATCGGGCGAGTGCGGGATCGAATTGCCGCTGATATCGCAACCGAACGCCGCAGCGGGCTGGCCGGTGCCGCCGGTGCCGGGGATCAGCCCGCAGTCATAGCCGGGCGCAAACACCCGGCGCTGACCCGCGGCTGCGATCTGGACGCCGTTGACGATGGTCGGCGCGGTCTGCGTCGCATCTGTCACCAGAATGCTGGTGCCGAACGGGGCCGGCACTTGATCGTACTCGGTGTACTTTGCGTTGAGATAGGCCACGTTAGCCCCGATCTCGAGCCCCGTAACCGGACGCCAGATCAGCTCGGCCTCACCACCGTAGGCCCGGGCACGGCCGCTGTTTTCGATGATCGACAGCGTGGTGCCACCCTGCGGCACCTGCCGCTGCTCCTGCAAGCCGTTGTAACGGTTGTAGAAGGCGGCGAGGTTGAGCTGGACAGTGTTGTCGAAGAAGCGGTTCTTCGAGCCGATTTCATACGCCGTCACCTCTTCCGGATCAAAGGTCGGCTGCAATGCCGCCGGCCCCTGACCCGAGTTGAAGCCGCCCGACCGGAAGCCGGTGGAGACGCTGGCATAGAGCAGGTTGTCCGGCGTCACGTCATAATCAACGGCCAGTCGCCAGGTCGCCTTGCGGAACTTGGCTGTGTCATAGGTCGCACCGGTCAGAACCGCGGTGTTGGCGGCAAGGCACTGGAAGCCCGGGCGCGGCGGCGGGAAGGTGGTGTAGGTGCAATTGGTGGCGGCACCCTGCGCCCCGAACGCACTGTCGGGGATCGGGCCGGTGTTGAGCGTGATCGCCGTGCCCTGCGGCACCGCCGGGGTGCCGCTGGTGGGCAATACTGCATTGGCGTTGGCGAAGGCGAAATCCTTGGTGTCTTCGGTCCAGCGGATGCCGGCCGTAACCCGCAGATTGTCGACCACCTCGTAGGTTGCCTGCCCGTAGAAGGCGACGCTTTCCGTGGTGGCGCGCTGTTCATCGTAGAAGCCGCCACCGTTCTGCGCCAGATTGAGGTTGGGCGTGACGTTGCGGATGATGCGCGGAAGCTGCTGGTTGATGAAGACGCCCGTCAACTCGTCATGGAAGTAGTATGCGCCCACGACCCAATCGAGCCGGCTGGCCGTGTCGCTCGAAAGCAGCTGGATTTCCTGGCTGAAGGTCTCGGCGCGGGTGTCCTGATAGTCGATCGCGATCTGGTTGCCGGAGAAATCGGAATCCTGCGTCCG is part of the uncultured Erythrobacter sp. genome and encodes:
- the gltX gene encoding glutamate--tRNA ligase; this encodes MITTRFAPSPTGRLHVGNIRTALHNWMLARQGGGRFILRIDDTDAERSREDYVDAIRADLTWLGLGWDAEERQSARLDRYEAAFAALHAAGRIYPCYESAQELEVKRKIALGRGLPPIYDRAALKLTEAERAAKEAEGTPAHWRFLLDHAEPIQWDDGIRGAQKFDAAQLSDPVIRRADGSWLYMMPSAVDDIDMGVTQVLRGEDHVSNTAVQIQIFTALYAAGFASAESAAKTLPAFAHEALLVGREGKLSKRLGSLGCDAFRERGIEPEAIIALLARLGTSLPVEPIADRAALVASFDLATFGRAPAKFDEEDLERLNAGIVHQLPFDAVAARLPDGMDEAGWHAIRPNLAHIGEAGDWWRLVTGPIVQPDFSAEDKAFLTEAERLLMWGDNPWGALTTALKEATGRKGKGLFLPLRQALTGMDHGPDMGELLPLIGEEEARARLGQEAA
- a CDS encoding L-serine ammonia-lyase, coding for MLSILNLFRIGIGPSSSHTVGPMRIARRFVVALAEARKLDEVRRIAITLQGSLALTGVGHGSVDACVLGLMGWEPDTVDPDAVPALLASAGSGQIRLLGHHPIAFAIAGDITLACDIVPELHPNGMRLRAYGEGDSVIADETWYSTGGGFIASARQLSAPSADDLVTSPVRTAHPYASGAELLALCATHGLDIAALVLANEDAWRAEAETLAGIDRLVDAMLACIERGLAHDGILPGGLQVRRRAPELWRKLLASPTNETEVLLDRLNLFAMAVNEENAAGGRVVTAPTNGAAGIIPAVLRQYCHEGPQAREQARRFLLTAGGIGLLYKQRASISGAEMGCQGEVGVACSMAAAGLAAVWGGTPQQVAAAAEIGMEHNLGLTCDPVGGLVQIPCIERNAIGAVKAVNAARLALHSHEVPKVSLDQVIETMRQTGIDMSSKYKETSLGGLAVNVAAC
- a CDS encoding ester cyclase, with the protein product MALQSVDCDAAKRKVDAGLTRLAACGAADLTAAAAEIFALDCRFHIAHPFNDLDGLDAGIASFFAPVKHAFQHCSRTHAIVAAGEFAGAVMVAVMGHYRGTFAHDLAGIPANHKPVWLRFGEIHRIEGGRIAESWMLPDMLDLIRQAGIWPLAPSLGAEVMWPAPGGNARALNPVDAEAGRASFDLVLAMHAALGTFDGHTLESMDLAPYWTPDFAWYGPAGIGTSLGLDGFRTVHQIPFLTAFPDRRGGQHVGRIGDGEFVVTGGWPSVTATHTGDGFLGMPATGRRVGMRVMDFYRCENGLIAENWVPLDITHLLLQMGYDVFARIAHLRGNPRTSL
- a CDS encoding cupin domain-containing protein, giving the protein MTGPASIERRIVRYGDLVPCRDAFIDTRSPGSDQKENFTIIGPGVAENPNQHVHISEPHGFNIGGARQPPRCLNSQHSHDTVEVFYVHSGRWRFMTGERGTDGEVFMGPGDLISIPTRLFRGFENVGEDTGFLWAVLGGDDAGHVMWAPYVFDMARDYGLVLLEDGTLVDTAKGESVPPDARPMPETTAQQIAALARADSAALAQCVIPAAMPRPAALHADTPGISERLLIGAAPIAWPHGFTVAEIAIAPHSAIAPHRLPVADVWFVQDGDVTVTIGDESAICGRGDTITVPRGAVRSLANRGAAPARVVQVRGGDTLPVPEPV
- a CDS encoding SDR family oxidoreductase → MTGVLAGKRALVTGASKGLGRAICHALVAAGAHVTGIARPSTELGSLSAELGAAFDPWPYDVTGEEVLARIAAAPGFDLLVNNAGTNRPQPFAEVTDEALDLMLDLNVRSAFRIARAAARKMERGASIIHMTSQMGHVGSPGRTVYCMTKHALEGLSKAMAVELAPAGIRVNCIAPTFVKTPLTESFFADPAFATFVDRMIPMGELATPDHIAAAVVYLASPAAAMITGHSLLIDGGWTAQ
- a CDS encoding ester cyclase, whose amino-acid sequence is MPKPVMRVAITDIDAMMAPGPERRMALPGFADEFVDFPHYIIRITERIWHDRKVELCLDWYSEDCAIHTLAGPITGAQTVVDNTWATLAAFPDRRLDGDNVIWSDEGEGSFLSSHLITSKMTNLGDSDFGPATGKRVLVRTIADCLCRENRIVEEWLVRDNLALVEQLGFDPQAVAERQAAADAARGRSLVTVLGTYHAEAHTAPDAEPQSEAAQVAVGLLRAVWRDGDDCKAHALSDFRLGAWVPGGRFLYGPDQIAEFAAPIRAAFGPRARLRIEHIAEVPYLGEARDVAVRWSLAGWHEGEGRYGVPTGVPLLIMAVSHFRVIGGRVREEVTIWDDIAVLRQIAGHAAG
- a CDS encoding TonB-dependent receptor, with product MAGQFKSAFAVSVSIIAMGVALPAHAQDSGAGAQPAADTGGINEIIVTSQRREENLQDVPISVSAFTADQVLARGITDVGRLEGIVPGFTFGRSGQDARPSIRGVRTENVGVNGDTTIGFFVDGVYQSRATQATAGFVDVERVEVQRGPQGTLYGRNTFGGNIAITTAQPVIGEMLGGQDVTVGQYGRFRTDAFVNLPVGDTLAVRVAASLEKSDGWVKNANPLGNNLFDDDSRYVRATVLWEPNDQFSAAIKFDYSTRGGAGGSAFGYKIIGTYFDLGSRQQLYNGTPLLNLNTRGGNRDGVNDALPGGTATSDLGVPVFAPGDGYTIDTDQKTILDLENKAITANLAYDFGGITLRSITGYTDFGAIRTQDSDFSGNQIAIDYQDTRAETFSQEIQLLSSDTASRLDWVVGAYYFHDELTGVFINQQLPRIIRNVTPNLNLAQNGGGFYDEQRATTESVAFYGQATYEVVDNLRVTAGIRWTEDTKDFAFANANAVLPTSGTPAVPQGTAITLNTGPIPDSAFGAQGAATNCTYTTFPPPRPGFQCLAANTAVLTGATYDTAKFRKATWRLAVDYDVTPDNLLYASVSTGFRSGGFNSGQGPAALQPTFDPEEVTAYEIGSKNRFFDNTVQLNLAAFYNRYNGLQEQRQVPQGGTTLSIIENSGRARAYGGEAELIWRPVTGLEIGANVAYLNAKYTEYDQVPAPFGTSILVTDATQTAPTIVNGVQIAAAGQRRVFAPGYDCGLIPGTGGTGQPAAAFGCDISGNSIPHSPDWTGAVFAGYDIDLGSLGTLTPFAIMTFSSSFFGQPFNSVLEQQPSFQKVDLRLTWAPTDFISIQGFVNNVTDERTINRFVWGGGGALQASFAPPRQWGALLSIRF